The following proteins are co-located in the Streptomyces bottropensis ATCC 25435 genome:
- a CDS encoding GNAT family N-acetyltransferase, producing MRALLQPVDFLDEAMPEEIIDRMRTGWQLPPQFGTATLLLAQEQPAGRLVGLAHAIPPVQWLMEMQAGLGRPLCLLLARALVELEAVSVADSARGQGLGHQLVDHLVRSYTRQGYQAMLGGIHTHKPHLAPYYEADNFHVLAPGAPLVLQLPNGRIQWPADASMRHLARPLTSRVSYRAGVLNGLLAGPSS from the coding sequence GTGCGCGCGCTGCTGCAGCCGGTCGACTTCCTCGACGAGGCGATGCCCGAGGAGATCATCGACCGGATGCGCACCGGCTGGCAGTTGCCGCCGCAGTTCGGCACCGCGACCCTGCTGCTCGCCCAGGAGCAGCCCGCGGGGCGGCTCGTCGGCCTGGCGCACGCGATCCCGCCGGTCCAGTGGCTGATGGAGATGCAAGCCGGCCTGGGCCGACCGCTGTGCCTGCTGCTCGCAAGGGCGCTCGTCGAGCTGGAGGCGGTGTCCGTGGCCGACAGCGCCCGCGGCCAGGGCCTCGGCCACCAGCTCGTCGACCACCTGGTCCGCTCCTACACCCGCCAGGGCTACCAGGCGATGCTGGGCGGCATCCACACCCACAAACCGCACCTGGCCCCGTACTACGAGGCCGACAACTTCCATGTCCTGGCCCCCGGCGCCCCCCTCGTCCTGCAACTGCCCAACGGGCGCATCCAGTGGCCGGCGGATGCGTCGATGCGGCACCTGGCGCGCCCCCTTACCTCGCGGGTGTCGTACCGGGCCGGGGTGCTGAACGGTCTGCTGGCGGGCCCGTCGTCCTGA
- a CDS encoding effector-associated constant component EACC1 — translation MFCLVRGVLPGRWGCCPVAVFLIGCAWWSGWVHAGQGRARVRLQVRVGSAVGELRSLQGWLRADPEVRRSAAVEVRGGVPGPGEMGTGLEVLQLVTGNGWSAASFVLAVVAWRQSRPQRPRVEIRRGDTVVVLMDCSEEEIERAVRALDAAARDEGGGR, via the coding sequence GTGTTTTGCCTGGTCAGGGGTGTTTTGCCTGGTCGGTGGGGGTGTTGTCCTGTAGCGGTTTTCTTGATCGGTTGTGCATGGTGGTCGGGTTGGGTGCACGCCGGTCAGGGGAGGGCGAGGGTGCGGTTACAGGTGCGGGTCGGGTCGGCTGTGGGGGAGTTGCGGTCGTTGCAGGGCTGGTTGCGTGCGGATCCTGAGGTGCGCCGGTCGGCCGCGGTTGAGGTACGGGGTGGTGTGCCTGGGCCGGGGGAGATGGGCACGGGGCTTGAGGTGCTGCAGCTGGTGACGGGGAATGGGTGGAGTGCGGCGTCGTTCGTTTTGGCGGTGGTGGCGTGGCGGCAGTCCCGGCCGCAGCGGCCGCGGGTGGAGATCCGCCGCGGGGACACGGTCGTCGTCCTCATGGACTGTTCCGAGGAGGAGATCGAGCGGGCGGTCCGGGCGCTTGATGCCGCCGCCCGTGATGAGGGCGGTGGTCGGTGA
- a CDS encoding TnsA-like heteromeric transposase endonuclease subunit: MTAARGAGFEAVFLDPIGQVVQQRWADAALAVAFEDLPPVSAFPVIPGRRWGPGLWWSATTGRHVSAGSNAMRTQLMVLDRDPDVTALAGQPVRLLWRNPRGQVRSWVPQLFARYTDGTALLADCPSHPDAGGERALGAAQAVTEACGHIGWTYRRLPPLDDILAANLKWLAGYRHPRNAGRPGLTAAVLEAFARPRPLIEGAQATGDPIEVLPAVFNALWHRQLTTDLDTPLHERAMVVSPGSLPPADAGVTAGCLQEEAGEGEDGHDEETQDISETAENADTDAGGDEAGARRGEAV, from the coding sequence ATGACGGCCGCTCGCGGGGCCGGCTTCGAGGCGGTCTTCCTCGACCCCATCGGGCAGGTGGTCCAGCAGCGGTGGGCGGACGCCGCCCTCGCGGTGGCGTTCGAGGACCTGCCGCCGGTGTCCGCGTTTCCGGTGATCCCGGGGCGGCGGTGGGGACCTGGCCTGTGGTGGTCGGCCACGACCGGACGGCACGTGTCGGCCGGCTCGAACGCGATGCGCACCCAGTTGATGGTCCTGGACCGCGACCCGGACGTGACCGCCCTGGCGGGGCAGCCGGTGCGGCTGCTGTGGCGCAACCCCCGCGGGCAGGTGCGTTCCTGGGTGCCGCAGCTCTTCGCCCGCTACACCGACGGCACCGCCCTGCTCGCCGACTGCCCCAGCCACCCCGACGCCGGCGGCGAACGCGCCCTGGGCGCCGCCCAGGCCGTAACCGAGGCGTGCGGGCACATCGGCTGGACCTACCGCCGCCTCCCACCGCTCGACGACATTCTGGCCGCCAACCTGAAATGGCTGGCCGGGTACCGCCACCCCCGCAACGCCGGCCGCCCCGGCCTGACGGCGGCCGTCCTCGAGGCGTTCGCGCGGCCGCGGCCGCTGATCGAAGGAGCCCAAGCAACCGGCGACCCGATCGAGGTCCTCCCCGCCGTCTTTAATGCCCTGTGGCACAGACAGCTGACGACAGACCTGGATACGCCGCTGCACGAACGCGCCATGGTCGTCAGTCCCGGCTCCCTCCCCCCTGCCGATGCAGGCGTGACGGCGGGCTGCCTTCAGGAAGAGGCCGGTGAGGGGGAGGACGGCCACGACGAGGAGACCCAGGACATCAGCGAAACCGCGGAGAACGCGGACACGGACGCAGGTGGCGATGAGGCCGGCGCCCGGCGCGGGGAGGCGGTGTGA
- a CDS encoding caspase family protein, which produces MSVLPDPGASRAVVVGTGRYEHLEQLPAVSNNLQAMADLLCGPLSLQLPTGHVTVVEDPVAAHTVVGAVRRAAAEATDTLVVYFAGHGLVDVQDQLTLALTHTEFGRVETGLPYDWLRQVLLLDSRAERHVVILDCCYSGLALGRMSAGSPLADQAAVEGSFLLAAAAETRTALAPVGETYTAFTGALLDTLRRGIPGGPVLLDLAAVYRHVRLTLEARGHPVPQARDRNSGAQVALGRNHAALPAAPVTAAPGGGTGERSWPDPRAIRTVTGFFTALAGVRVVSGLTQQAVSERSAGRISAGAVSRLLNRGSLPATWSTTAAYLSACGVPGDQITQWQAVWQQLRAQTASAQAASPAASEGGAPEKRRAWPGRLSVFRRERGH; this is translated from the coding sequence GTGAGCGTGTTGCCCGATCCGGGGGCCTCGCGGGCGGTTGTGGTGGGCACGGGCCGCTATGAGCATCTGGAGCAGCTGCCGGCTGTTTCGAACAATCTGCAGGCCATGGCCGATCTCCTGTGTGGCCCGTTGTCTCTGCAACTGCCCACCGGGCATGTGACCGTTGTCGAGGATCCGGTGGCCGCGCACACGGTGGTGGGTGCGGTGAGGCGGGCGGCCGCCGAGGCTACCGACACGCTGGTGGTCTACTTCGCCGGGCACGGCCTGGTGGATGTGCAGGATCAGCTGACTCTGGCTCTGACGCACACGGAGTTCGGGCGTGTGGAGACCGGTCTGCCGTATGACTGGCTGCGTCAGGTTCTCCTGCTGGATTCCCGGGCGGAGCGTCATGTCGTGATTCTGGACTGCTGCTACAGCGGTCTGGCCCTGGGAAGGATGAGTGCGGGGTCGCCGCTTGCCGACCAGGCCGCGGTGGAGGGCAGCTTCCTCCTGGCGGCTGCGGCTGAGACTCGTACCGCCCTGGCGCCGGTGGGGGAGACCTATACGGCTTTCACCGGGGCGCTGCTCGACACGCTGCGTCGCGGGATACCCGGCGGTCCCGTGCTGCTGGATCTCGCGGCTGTCTATCGGCATGTGCGTCTGACGCTGGAGGCGCGGGGGCACCCTGTTCCGCAGGCCCGGGACCGTAACAGCGGTGCTCAGGTCGCGCTTGGACGCAATCACGCGGCTCTGCCCGCCGCACCAGTCACTGCTGCGCCTGGTGGGGGCACCGGGGAGCGGTCGTGGCCGGATCCGCGTGCGATCCGTACGGTCACGGGGTTCTTCACCGCTCTCGCGGGTGTGCGCGTGGTGAGCGGTCTGACCCAGCAGGCGGTCAGTGAGCGCTCTGCCGGGCGTATATCGGCCGGTGCCGTCAGCCGTCTGCTCAACCGCGGCTCGCTTCCCGCCACGTGGAGTACAACGGCCGCTTACCTCTCGGCCTGCGGCGTTCCCGGCGATCAGATCACGCAGTGGCAGGCCGTATGGCAGCAGCTGCGCGCGCAGACCGCGTCAGCTCAGGCGGCGAGCCCGGCAGCTTCCGAGGGCGGCGCGCCCGAGAAGAGAAGGGCATGGCCGGGGCGTTTGTCGGTGTTCCGCCGGGAGCGGGGTCACTGA
- a CDS encoding helix-turn-helix domain-containing protein, whose translation MTRSAADGAPQRPYAHLAEHLAELRRAARLPQRTLAEAANISRGAVQRAESGTAAPTEAVLDAYLHACRAGEADRARARLLRTRGRTAQRDKLHELKAPAPEFITTKRDLALALAELYERAGAPSLNDARVRKLLPRTTAWRIVNRKGLPASAEQLITFLSACGISRPAAQRPYIDAYHHVITQRGTRPAPPRTQRIDGRIYRTPLAYSGGIYTEMSSELAATTADLARLFPARVLEEAFTTTLQHHAGRDAHRNGATPPRWITTSHNLDRLTARAPDHADDLVVRSSDGSTARYQVKLHLRRLGPPPALSGVRAPTPPPRPAPASRAS comes from the coding sequence ATGACCCGTTCTGCTGCCGACGGCGCACCGCAGCGCCCCTACGCTCACCTCGCGGAACACCTGGCCGAGCTGCGCCGGGCCGCCCGGCTGCCCCAGCGCACCCTGGCCGAAGCCGCCAACATCTCCCGCGGCGCCGTCCAGCGCGCCGAGTCCGGCACCGCCGCGCCCACCGAGGCCGTCCTCGACGCCTACCTGCACGCCTGCAGGGCCGGCGAGGCCGACCGGGCCCGGGCCCGCCTCCTGCGTACCCGCGGTCGCACCGCACAGCGCGACAAGCTCCACGAGCTCAAGGCACCAGCCCCCGAGTTCATCACCACCAAGCGGGACCTCGCCCTCGCCCTCGCCGAACTCTACGAACGAGCCGGCGCCCCCTCCCTCAACGACGCCCGCGTCCGCAAGCTGCTGCCACGCACCACCGCCTGGCGGATCGTCAACCGCAAGGGCCTGCCGGCCAGCGCCGAGCAGCTGATCACGTTCCTGAGCGCCTGCGGCATCAGCCGTCCGGCCGCACAGCGCCCGTACATCGACGCCTACCACCACGTCATCACCCAGCGCGGCACGCGCCCCGCGCCCCCACGCACACAACGCATCGACGGCCGCATCTACCGGACACCCCTGGCGTACAGCGGCGGGATCTACACCGAGATGAGCTCCGAACTCGCCGCCACGACCGCCGACCTCGCCCGGCTGTTCCCCGCCCGCGTCCTCGAAGAGGCCTTCACCACCACCCTGCAGCATCACGCCGGCCGCGATGCACACCGCAACGGCGCCACCCCACCCCGCTGGATCACCACCTCTCACAATCTCGACCGACTCACCGCCCGCGCCCCCGACCACGCCGACGACCTCGTCGTCCGCTCCAGCGATGGCAGCACGGCCCGTTACCAGGTCAAGCTCCACCTGCGGCGGCTCGGGCCGCCCCCGGCACTGTCAGGTGTCCGGGCCCCCACGCCACCGCCACGACCGGCTCCGGCCTCCCGCGCTTCCTGA
- a CDS encoding DnaB-like helicase C-terminal domain-containing protein, producing MSRRRTSSDLTARARELAGRAGIPYSAALAALRTPRTARSTGPAAPDHTAATGLPALDGLLGPLTPGTLTVLAGRTMAGTTALLLGIARHHGHRGRPVILAELQSSPHATMRSLLAAEAGQDLDRTADYAPDRQMVAEAAARLHGIPIRLLTPDGSNAVSRLRAEAAAGGAGLLLVDTLRLAAGMEPSPPLPGQSAAELVALARDLDVPAVATAHLRPQPGDGDSRPRPDDLDDPGVLAHAHRLVLLHRPARLGPLPGQRDLVTLHVARPDGTEAGTTTMLFEPEYHRMVAPPCT from the coding sequence GTGAGCCGTCGTCGCACCAGCTCCGATCTGACCGCCCGCGCCCGGGAGCTGGCCGGCCGGGCCGGCATCCCCTATTCCGCGGCCCTGGCCGCGCTGCGCACCCCGCGCACCGCGCGCTCCACCGGCCCAGCCGCGCCGGACCACACCGCGGCCACCGGCCTGCCCGCACTGGATGGCCTGCTCGGACCGCTCACGCCCGGCACCCTGACGGTGCTGGCCGGGCGGACCATGGCCGGCACCACCGCGCTGCTGCTGGGCATCGCCCGCCACCACGGACACCGCGGCCGGCCTGTCATCCTGGCCGAGCTCCAGAGCAGTCCGCACGCGACGATGCGCAGCCTGCTGGCCGCCGAAGCCGGCCAGGACCTCGACCGAACGGCCGACTACGCCCCCGACCGGCAGATGGTGGCCGAAGCAGCCGCCCGGCTGCACGGGATCCCGATCCGCCTGCTCACCCCCGACGGCTCCAACGCCGTCAGCCGGCTGCGCGCCGAAGCCGCCGCCGGCGGGGCGGGACTACTCCTCGTCGACACGCTCCGCCTGGCAGCCGGTATGGAACCCTCCCCTCCCCTGCCTGGCCAGAGCGCCGCCGAACTCGTGGCCCTCGCCCGGGACCTGGATGTCCCCGCCGTCGCCACTGCCCACCTGCGCCCCCAGCCCGGTGACGGTGACAGCCGGCCCCGGCCCGACGACTTGGACGACCCCGGCGTCCTCGCACACGCCCACCGCCTGGTCCTCCTGCACCGCCCCGCCCGCCTCGGCCCCCTCCCCGGCCAACGCGACCTCGTCACCCTCCACGTCGCCCGGCCCGACGGCACCGAGGCGGGCACCACCACGATGCTGTTCGAACCCGAATACCACCGCATGGTCGCCCCTCCCTGCACCTGA
- a CDS encoding GNAT family N-acetyltransferase, translated as MPVNAVSAGRVRIAAVNADDEQLLAAVIGLGDRNRKTLGFLPHAAFRQAAQAATLLAAVEGSRLAGYALYGLPGDRVRLTHLCVDDHYRGQGINAELVNAISERHADRLGITLKCRKNYGLEKMWTRLGFQMRTEVAGRGQSREPLVVWWRSHGHPDLFTDIESPALVTAAMDCNIFADLHSSLPRNGAQETKALAATWLVDLLKLVVLPQLVAEIHNSGHAAERKVQIHALMGYHHPELEQIDEDQVLRNLIEAAWEDLGIELPRTPNDSADLAYVVQAHAAGVQLLVTRDEGLIALSPVAEKVCGVRILGPTDSVLAIDELTRAQAYQPGSLLGTAMTTAAVAAGQEQQHLVFLNKPAGEKQKAFKKRLRDFAALPGRWIRQQITDQDGRLLATYCHEIRDGELHVSLLRVDEQHALGATLARQLLFLLRQRCRTEGVEILRLSDPHLQRTVRAAAEEDAFRPAGDRSLVALVLDRLTDTPALDAHAAELAERLDLTLPPLTAPLPATAASAVEHAWWPVKITDAELPTFLIPVQPRWSYELFGYPEGLLARDHNLGLSREHVYYRAPLPRGESAPARILWYASSDDTMKVSAVFACSRLEQCVIDDGERLYGQFKHLGVYRRKDVLETSEKYAGQAMALRFSDTALFPSTVSHRRLVELGARHGQKVNVQSVSKISPDLLRALYEEGHRLR; from the coding sequence ACGCGGCGTTCCGGCAGGCCGCGCAGGCCGCCACGTTGCTGGCCGCCGTCGAGGGCAGTCGACTGGCTGGCTACGCCCTGTACGGCCTGCCCGGCGACCGGGTCCGCCTGACGCACCTGTGCGTCGACGACCACTACCGCGGCCAGGGCATCAACGCGGAGCTGGTCAACGCCATCTCCGAACGGCATGCCGACCGGCTGGGCATCACACTCAAGTGCCGCAAGAACTACGGCCTCGAGAAGATGTGGACCCGGCTGGGCTTCCAGATGCGCACGGAGGTCGCCGGCCGCGGCCAATCACGTGAACCACTGGTGGTGTGGTGGCGCAGCCACGGCCATCCCGACCTGTTCACCGACATCGAGTCGCCGGCGCTGGTGACAGCAGCGATGGACTGCAACATCTTCGCCGACCTGCACAGCTCGCTCCCACGAAACGGCGCGCAGGAAACCAAGGCCCTGGCCGCCACCTGGCTGGTGGACCTGCTCAAACTGGTCGTTCTGCCACAGCTCGTCGCCGAGATCCATAACAGCGGCCATGCCGCCGAACGCAAGGTCCAGATCCATGCGCTGATGGGCTATCACCACCCTGAACTCGAACAGATCGACGAGGACCAGGTCCTCAGGAACTTGATCGAGGCAGCCTGGGAAGACCTGGGCATCGAGCTGCCCCGCACGCCCAATGACAGCGCAGATCTTGCCTATGTCGTCCAGGCCCACGCCGCAGGCGTGCAACTGCTGGTGACCCGCGATGAAGGTCTGATCGCCCTCAGCCCTGTGGCGGAGAAGGTGTGCGGGGTGCGGATTTTGGGGCCGACCGACAGCGTGCTGGCCATCGATGAACTGACCCGCGCGCAGGCCTACCAGCCTGGCAGCCTGCTAGGTACTGCCATGACCACGGCAGCGGTCGCCGCCGGCCAGGAGCAGCAGCACTTGGTCTTCCTCAACAAGCCCGCCGGCGAGAAGCAGAAGGCCTTCAAAAAGCGGCTGCGGGACTTCGCCGCCCTGCCGGGCCGGTGGATTCGCCAGCAGATCACCGACCAGGACGGTCGGCTGCTGGCCACCTACTGCCACGAGATCCGCGACGGCGAACTGCACGTCTCGCTGCTGCGCGTGGACGAGCAGCATGCGCTCGGCGCCACTTTGGCCCGGCAGCTTCTGTTCCTGCTGCGGCAGCGCTGCCGCACCGAGGGCGTCGAAATCCTCCGTCTGAGTGATCCCCATTTGCAGCGGACAGTCCGGGCGGCCGCCGAGGAGGACGCCTTCCGCCCGGCCGGCGACAGAAGCCTCGTCGCGCTCGTCCTGGACCGGCTCACCGACACTCCAGCCCTCGACGCCCACGCGGCCGAACTCGCCGAACGGCTCGATCTGACGCTGCCTCCGCTCACCGCTCCGTTACCTGCCACCGCCGCGTCCGCAGTCGAACACGCCTGGTGGCCCGTGAAGATCACCGACGCCGAGCTGCCCACCTTCCTCATTCCCGTCCAGCCGCGCTGGAGCTACGAGCTGTTCGGCTACCCCGAAGGACTCCTCGCGCGCGACCACAACCTCGGCCTCAGCCGCGAGCACGTCTACTACCGTGCCCCGCTCCCGCGCGGGGAGAGCGCCCCGGCACGCATCCTCTGGTACGCCAGCAGCGACGACACCATGAAAGTGTCCGCTGTCTTTGCCTGCTCCAGACTCGAGCAGTGCGTCATCGACGACGGCGAGCGCCTTTACGGGCAGTTCAAGCACCTCGGCGTCTACCGTCGCAAAGACGTGCTGGAAACTTCCGAGAAGTACGCGGGCCAGGCGATGGCCCTGCGCTTCTCCGACACCGCACTGTTCCCATCCACGGTGTCCCACCGGCGACTTGTCGAACTCGGTGCCAGGCACGGGCAGAAGGTCAACGTACAGTCGGTCTCCAAGATCTCACCCGACCTGCTCCGCGCCCTGTACGAGGAAGGCCACCGACTGCGGTGA
- a CDS encoding DDE-type integrase/transposase/recombinase — MSNGRPTVAVGGHVRFRGSRWQVVALAGQRVHLASEDGSDETVLAGHLFADPGFAVLGAQAEVEQPQAVPRWGLFETAPAAAREKALAWQRHVREVECGLPGGPGSGGAVREQYDPERHTLAEREQAKAEELTALGFGRVSRTTVQRMRLAYRQQGLWGLVDHRTTRGPSLSGRQDERVVAAVKDVLRKQRGRSKGTVSALMPRVAQVLQDRHGTSVSMPAQATFYRLVRQLAGPADHPARPVRTPPITEDGRGHTPTVALRPGEQVQIDTTRLDVLALFDDGTLGRPEMTIAVDVATRAILAAVLCPGGTQAVDAALLLAEMAVPHPARPTWPDALRFAHTQLPAHKRLLTLDERLEKAAARPVVIPETIVVDRGRVFLSRTFTAACESLGISVQPAPPFAPTAKGIVERTFGSINSLFCQHLPGYTGSDVTRRGRDAEREACFTVAQLQDLLDEWLVHYHHRPHEGLRHPVLPRAALTPNQMWAALISVAGYVPVPLTRDDYLELLPVRWQAITERGIRLNHRTYDCDLLGPYRGQPSPIAARGGKWEIHTNPHDVRQIWLRLPDGQLAEIPWIHRAHVHRPFNEQTWQHIRTTITRHTGPTGPDSLEADLADALDQLMRRARTGHATKAEHRLITRTAPARTPLPPPRSEHDQQKQEPPTPTPVPGADTDSLDHLDDTPDEPQDLDQDAEESDAIMPAVPYTGLGLYDAQAEALKW; from the coding sequence GTGAGCAACGGGCGGCCGACGGTGGCGGTCGGGGGGCATGTCCGTTTCCGCGGATCGCGGTGGCAGGTCGTCGCCCTGGCCGGACAGCGGGTACATCTGGCCAGCGAGGACGGCAGCGATGAGACGGTGCTGGCGGGGCATCTCTTCGCCGACCCAGGCTTCGCCGTGCTGGGAGCGCAGGCGGAAGTGGAGCAGCCTCAGGCGGTACCGCGGTGGGGGCTGTTCGAGACCGCCCCGGCCGCGGCGCGGGAGAAGGCGCTGGCCTGGCAGCGGCACGTGAGGGAAGTCGAATGCGGTCTGCCTGGCGGGCCCGGCAGCGGTGGGGCGGTGCGGGAGCAGTACGACCCCGAACGGCACACGCTGGCCGAGCGGGAGCAGGCCAAGGCCGAGGAGCTGACCGCGCTCGGCTTCGGCCGGGTGTCGCGTACGACGGTGCAGCGCATGCGCCTCGCGTACCGCCAACAAGGGCTGTGGGGGCTCGTCGACCACCGCACGACCCGAGGCCCCAGCCTCTCAGGGCGGCAGGACGAGAGGGTGGTCGCCGCGGTCAAAGACGTGCTGCGCAAGCAGCGGGGCCGCTCCAAGGGCACCGTCAGCGCGCTGATGCCGCGGGTCGCGCAGGTCCTTCAGGACCGTCACGGCACCAGCGTGTCCATGCCGGCGCAGGCCACCTTCTACCGGCTTGTCCGCCAGCTCGCCGGGCCCGCCGACCATCCCGCACGCCCCGTGCGCACCCCACCCATCACCGAGGACGGACGCGGCCACACCCCCACCGTCGCACTGCGGCCCGGGGAGCAGGTGCAGATCGACACCACCCGCCTGGACGTCCTCGCCCTGTTCGACGACGGGACGCTCGGCCGGCCCGAGATGACCATCGCGGTAGATGTCGCGACGCGCGCGATCCTGGCCGCTGTGCTGTGCCCGGGCGGCACGCAGGCCGTGGACGCGGCCCTGCTCCTGGCTGAGATGGCCGTGCCCCACCCGGCCCGCCCCACCTGGCCCGACGCCCTGCGCTTCGCCCACACCCAACTGCCCGCCCACAAGCGGCTGCTGACCCTGGACGAACGCCTCGAGAAGGCGGCCGCCCGCCCCGTCGTGATCCCTGAGACGATCGTCGTCGACCGGGGCAGAGTGTTCCTGTCCCGGACGTTCACCGCCGCATGCGAGTCCCTCGGCATCAGCGTGCAGCCCGCCCCGCCCTTCGCTCCCACCGCCAAGGGCATCGTCGAGCGCACCTTCGGCTCGATCAATTCGCTGTTCTGCCAGCACCTGCCCGGTTACACCGGCTCCGACGTCACCCGCCGCGGCCGCGACGCCGAACGCGAAGCGTGCTTCACGGTCGCGCAGCTGCAGGACCTGCTGGACGAATGGCTCGTCCACTACCACCACCGGCCTCACGAAGGGCTGCGCCATCCCGTGCTGCCCAGGGCCGCGCTGACGCCGAACCAGATGTGGGCTGCCCTCATCTCGGTCGCCGGCTATGTACCCGTGCCCCTCACCAGGGACGACTACCTCGAACTGCTGCCGGTGCGCTGGCAGGCCATCACCGAACGCGGCATCCGCCTGAACCACCGCACCTACGACTGCGACCTGCTGGGCCCGTACCGCGGACAGCCCTCCCCCATCGCGGCGCGCGGCGGGAAGTGGGAGATCCACACCAACCCCCACGACGTCCGCCAGATCTGGCTGCGCCTGCCCGACGGACAACTGGCCGAGATCCCCTGGATCCACCGCGCCCACGTCCACCGGCCGTTCAACGAACAGACGTGGCAGCACATCCGCACCACCATCACCCGCCACACCGGCCCCACCGGGCCCGACAGCCTTGAGGCCGACCTCGCCGACGCCCTCGACCAGCTCATGCGCCGCGCCCGCACCGGCCATGCCACCAAGGCCGAACACCGCCTGATCACCCGCACCGCACCTGCCAGAACACCCCTGCCGCCACCGCGCTCAGAACACGACCAGCAAAAGCAGGAACCGCCAACTCCCACCCCGGTGCCCGGGGCGGACACCGACAGCCTCGACCATCTCGACGACACCCCCGATGAGCCCCAAGACCTCGACCAGGACGCCGAGGAAAGCGACGCCATCATGCCGGCCGTCCCCTACACCGGACTCGGGCTCTACGACGCACAGGCAGAGGCACTGAAGTGGTGA
- a CDS encoding ASCH domain-containing protein — MNTPERALLLSLHPRFATAILTGTKTVELRRQRVAVPPGTPVIIYTTSPVMALTGTARLTGVDTAAPGQIWRRHRKNCGISKAEYTAYMDGAARASALLLDSPRPLSSPVPLDHLRTTSAFHPPQSYRYLTTETLQHLVAGHDAADELLDQLPTPPPRPGKPHVAPPHPTPARTPDPLRSAMLVTSAPTR, encoded by the coding sequence GTGAACACCCCCGAACGAGCCCTGCTGCTCTCGCTCCACCCGCGGTTCGCCACAGCCATCCTCACCGGCACCAAGACCGTCGAACTACGGCGCCAACGCGTCGCCGTCCCCCCCGGCACACCGGTAATCATCTACACCACCTCACCCGTCATGGCACTGACCGGAACAGCCCGCCTGACCGGCGTGGACACCGCCGCCCCCGGACAGATCTGGCGCCGCCACCGCAAGAACTGCGGCATCAGCAAAGCCGAATACACCGCCTACATGGACGGCGCAGCCCGCGCCTCCGCCCTCCTGTTGGACTCCCCCCGCCCGCTGTCCAGCCCGGTCCCCCTCGACCACCTCCGCACCACCAGCGCCTTCCACCCCCCACAGAGCTACCGCTACCTCACCACCGAGACACTGCAGCACCTGGTCGCCGGACACGACGCCGCCGACGAACTCCTCGACCAGCTCCCCACGCCACCTCCCCGCCCTGGTAAACCTCACGTCGCTCCCCCACACCCCACGCCCGCGCGAACACCCGACCCCCTGCGCTCGGCAATGCTCGTCACCAGCGCGCCTACGCGATAA
- a CDS encoding TniB family NTP-binding protein → MTTWQGWQHFATTPPPTPPQPGQAPRSPEERLAYHSAFVTVRTPAIDTLARHVRTLMILGRHQTTTARPSLIVTGPAAAGKPTALLHVGRTCHLAHTHRNPTPPGHHPQVPVAYVLVPPGATAKTLTAEFARYLGIPVTTRMTQAQITDAVCHTYNTVGVQLVLIDEIHRLNPRTTTGAQAADLLKDLTERIHATFVYAGIDVTTTPLFSGVRGAQLAGRATLITCGPLPARHGQTRPFTDVITDLENALDLASHRPGVLPRHATYLHQRTAGRIGSLTRLIRQAAITAITDGTEKITKAALDAVQLDHLAEQQARATPRH, encoded by the coding sequence GTGACCACCTGGCAGGGCTGGCAGCATTTCGCCACCACCCCACCACCGACCCCACCCCAGCCCGGCCAAGCGCCCCGCAGCCCGGAAGAACGCCTCGCCTACCACTCCGCGTTCGTCACCGTCCGCACCCCCGCCATTGACACCCTCGCCCGCCACGTGCGCACCCTGATGATCCTCGGCCGCCACCAGACCACCACCGCACGCCCCTCACTGATCGTCACCGGCCCCGCAGCCGCGGGGAAACCCACCGCGCTGCTTCACGTCGGGCGCACCTGCCACCTCGCCCACACCCACCGCAACCCCACCCCGCCCGGCCACCACCCTCAAGTGCCGGTCGCCTACGTCCTCGTCCCGCCCGGCGCCACCGCCAAGACCCTCACCGCCGAGTTCGCCCGCTACCTCGGCATCCCCGTAACCACCCGCATGACCCAGGCCCAGATCACCGACGCCGTCTGCCACACCTACAACACCGTCGGCGTCCAACTCGTCCTCATCGACGAGATCCACCGCCTCAACCCCCGCACCACCACCGGCGCCCAAGCCGCCGACCTCCTCAAAGACCTCACCGAACGCATCCACGCGACCTTCGTCTACGCCGGCATCGACGTCACCACCACACCCCTGTTCAGCGGGGTGCGCGGCGCCCAACTCGCCGGCCGCGCCACCCTCATCACCTGCGGCCCCCTCCCCGCCCGCCACGGCCAGACCCGCCCCTTCACCGACGTCATCACCGACCTCGAAAACGCCCTCGACCTCGCCTCACACCGCCCCGGCGTCCTTCCCCGCCACGCCACCTACCTCCACCAGCGCACCGCCGGCCGCATCGGAAGCCTCACCCGACTCATCCGCCAAGCAGCCATCACCGCCATCACCGACGGCACCGAAAAAATCACCAAAGCCGCCCTCGACGCGGTACAACTCGACCACCTCGCCGAACAACAAGCCCGCGCCACACCAAGGCACTGA